In Mercenaria mercenaria strain notata chromosome 13, MADL_Memer_1, whole genome shotgun sequence, the DNA window cttaagttAAGAAGTCTTGGTATTTTGGAAAGGTATACATGTGAAGTTACTATCCTTTGACTTGGTAGGAAAGcaaaattcatattctaaaagaaactgaaaatgttgtaagcaaaaGAGGAATATAGTCAGAAGTCTGTACTCGGTCAAGAACAACATTTTGTTCTTCTGtgtatttatatctttaaaagaaTTGTTCGTGCTAATTTTATCAGTTGCTGCAAATTTGTATTCGTTTTGATTAGCTTCATTATCATGCATATTGTaatatttgtgtaatattatatatttctagGACCCTGATGGAATCAAGATTGCTATGACGACCTTAGCTCTCAGCTTGCTCCCAGTATTGTACTTCTTCACCTTTCTGTACTACACTGATCCTGGATCTACATTCTTCGTCCTTATTATGTACCTCTTTTGTCTCCATGGCAACCACTTTATGGCAGCCATATTGGGTACAGCAGCCATATTTTTTCGACAGACAAACATTATCTGGGTTATTTTCATGGCAGGATTGGCTGTAAGAAAGGAGTTGAGCTTATGGCTTAAGCAAATTTGTGATAAGAAAGATATGAAATTGGATGAtttaaatgaccttgaccttttgaagGTCACTTTCACAGTTATACTTGATTGTGCAAAGAAGAAAAGAAATTTGTTGTTTTCACTGTTGCTTAATATTCTGAAAAATGTATGGGCATATTTGTTAGTTGGTGTAGGATTTGgagtttttatcattttgaataaagGAATTGTTGTTGGGGATAGAACTCAACATGTGGCTGTGATGCATTTTCCACAGCTATTTTATTTTCTCACAATGACAAATTTCTTTGCAATGTTCCACTTGTGTTCACCATACAAAGTCTgggaatttttgaaattttgcattaGGCATCCATTATTTTTATTGTCGTTTACTGCTGTAGCTTTTTTAATGATACATTATTTCACATATGAGCACAAATATCTCTTAGCAGATAACAGACACTATGCATTTTATGTGTGGAGAAAACTATATCGTCGGCACAAGTATGTGAAGTACATCTTAATTCCAGCTTACCTATATTTTTTCTGGAGCGTTTTAGATGAGTTAAAGGGTAGAGATATATACTGGAAAACTGTATATTCTGTTTGTGTAATAACATCGGCAGTACCGCAGAAATTGTTAGAATATCGCTACTTTATACTACCTTTCCTTATCTTCAGAATGAACATGCGTCACGGAACCGCGGTGGGactatttcatgaaattttgctgTATACAGTGGTAAATGTTTTGACTGTTTACATGTTTGTTGAAAAACCTTACAAATGGCCTCATGAAGATGGAATACAGAGATTTATGTGGTAGTAAAAAAATGTAATGCATTGAATTGGAATTAATACTAGTCAGTTTTTAAAGAAATGCTCAATGAGAAAGATGCAGTAATTATAATGTCTCCCCATATGTGCGAAGATATATTAATTTTGTCTTGTCCAGCAGTGCAGGCTTTCAGGTTTGTCCAGGCTACACCGCTGAAACTACTGTTGAGATTTCAACCGAACTTTGTAGGAATGACAAGTATCATGGCTAGTTTTGCAAATTGATGGCATTTTAGATTGAAATGCATTTTGGTGAAGTTATTGCATGGCAGGCTTGGGTATAATTACATGGGATTGTGTTTGagtaaattacaattacattgccTTTTCAAATGTAATAAATTACATTGTGGTTACTTCTGTGGTTACTAACTTACTTCtgttagtttaaacagtattttattgctatattattatttatattattaagtAAGTGATTACATTAATAAACAATAGTAATACTAATTCTTGTTTGTGAATGTTATCAGTTACATTACAGTTACTTTGTCAATGTAATCATGATTACtttataattacttatattacttTATAAATGCTACTAAGAATGTCATACTCAAATATGTAGAACTATTTATTGAGATACACATGTAAATGAATTAGAGATGGAAAAAGGAACAATGTTAACTGCTGTGGGGAAATGTAGCCTcgcaagtttcagacagattgcatGAAGAAAACGAGATTTACAGCCCTTTATACTTAGCCCTTTATACTTTAATATCGCATAAACAGTGTTttcttccattttctgtctgtccagagtcatatctcagacatggtttgaaggattttaataaaacatggttGTAATGTAAACTggcttaagaaataatttatagcaaaagagtgttttatcactatttatgcaatatgggcggttatacgttgccAAATGTGAATAGAATATTGGTGGTTCTCAACCAGTAGGTTGTGCAAAGATCCATTACTGGGATGTTAAAGATAGCAGCTACTGGCTTCAGCACACCAACCGACATCAGGTACAGTCCTGGTAGCGTGGTGATCATTGGGTCCCACTGAAATTCAGCAGAGTGAATGCATGAAAATCAACATTCAACTTATTAACATCACCTGTCTGTATTCTTTTAGTAAATCACTATTCAATTTGAATTTCAGGAAAACTTTTAACTAGGTATAAGGACTGCATAGATCAGGTAAaagttgggcgtaataattttacgagggcacagcccgagtgaaattatttttacgacgtattaccgcccgagtgtataaatagtgttaaaacacggttttgctataaattatttcgattctaatatgcccttaatctaaaacagtagataaaatatagtagccctctttcttggtcgcaacaaaaacattgacgtcaccgcacgttaacgtgacgtcattgtagcgtaagagtgttttaacagaaaagcatattagaattggaAATGTAGCCCTGCAAGATTCACCAAAATTGCATTAGGAATCATCAGCAGCTATGGCCTTAGTACTTATGTTTACTGAATAGGGTATTTGTATGCAATTTTAATGGCAGTTTAGGGTCCAAGCTTAGTACATATACAGCTTTCTTAGAAACTGATGTACGGTATGCTTTTTGGTCACATGGATCGAGGTCAAGGTTTATGctacaaaaaaatggaaataattttcTACTCCATAACTTCAGTAAGGAGTAAGGTATTGTGATCAAACTTGGAATTTAGGAAGCTTGCAAGGAGGCCATGGTTTTAGATGTATTTTTGTTGCTTGGATCAAGGTCAggatcattgttactaaaaacagaaaaatggtgttctctttagtaacttcataAAATTTAGGAATGAAGTAAGCAGACCAAACCTTGTAAATAGCTAGTTTAAGCATTCTTCGCCATCTACTGATCAGGGAGTATTTTAATTatgtcacccccccccccccacctccactgggggagatatattgtttttgccctgtccatctgtCAGGCAGTCCATCCTTCAGTTACActtcatttccagtcaataactggagaaccatttgacctagaaccttcactTGATATTGTGGTAGGGCTAATGGAGTAGAcgacacctattgtttttggggtcaatccatcaaaggtcaaggtcactggggcctgaagacccctattgattttggggtccctctgttaaaggtcaaagtcacaggggccaatccatcaaaggtcaagctcacaggggcctgaacatgtagagtagatgacccctattgattttggggtccctctattaaaggtcaaagtcgcaGGGGCCAGAAcacggaaaaccatttccgatcagtaacttgagaaccatttgaccctgAACCTTCAAATttaatagggtgataggacttgcagaggagatgacctctattgtttttggggtcactccatcaaaggtcaaggtcacaggggccatctgcctgtcacacttcattttcgatcaataactggagaaccattagacctagaaccttcaaacttagttGGTTGACAGGGCTTTTCattatttttggggttactctatcaaaggtcaaggtcactggggcctgaacatggaaagccatttctGATCAgttacttgtgaaccacttgacccagaatgttgaaacttcataggatggttggaaatgtaaagtagatgacccatattgatttttgggtaacttgatcaaagttcaaggttacaggggccagaAATTGGAAAACCTTTTCTGAtccataactttagaaccactaaAACTTCTTGGGAAGATTGGACATGCcaggtagatgatccctattgcagccaaccatcagtgtctcttggaCTTTTGCTCCCGTCCCCTATTGACATCTTGCCTATTACTAccatgcattgggggagacatgcgcttttctacaaaagcatcttctaggtATAAaggtcaatgtgatattgacctttgctGCACCAACCCGaagtcaatatgggtcatctactaaCAAGGACAAATGCCTTATAATGTTTGATAGCTGTAAACCAAATCTCTTATGACTGATGCGAAACCTTTACCTACTGAACTCCAAGTCAATAGTCCACCAAATAAACATAGGTAATCACCTTATGAAGTTCAACAACTGAAGGCCAAAGCATTCTCCTGTTAAACCATTCTCAGTCTAGAGGTCACTGGGAtatttgacctacggacctcaAAGTGGTAAGATAGTCATCATGGAAATTTGGTGGCCGTAACGGTAAGAAGCAGTTGTCAACAGTTATTGtttggaaacagttttcagtctaaATGACACTGTGACCTCAACTTTTGATTTTGTAACCCATAACAAAAAGGGGGTCATCAAGGCCCTAGCAACCTTcagatattgatcagaaattACTTTAGGTCTGCATGTTGATGTGACCTAGAATTTTGACCAACAGACCCCCAAAACAATGACCACGGGCAAATCTCACATAAATGCTTGACATCCGTAGGTCGGGGATGCACCAGTTTTTCATAGGTATGTTTTCAGTCccaaggtcactgactttgacctttgacctactaacctgaAACAACAGGGTTTACCTTTAGAATTCACGCAACCTTCCTGAAGGTTGGCAGGTTGGTGGCAAAAGTATTCTACAGTTTATAATATCTGTCACAGATCAAATCAGACAGACCTGCATGCAAAAAAATGTACCTGTACAAAAAATCTGCACCTCTCGAGGTGTTAAGGGAGACAATTCTTGCTTGTGATGTCTCCaagatttaaaaaacaagaggaccatgatggtcctgaatcgctcacctgttcccacatgacccagttttgagtatgacgtcgttttttctattatttgactttattattatggatcttcatgaaaattggtcagaatgttcatcttgatgatatctaggtcaagttcgaaactgggtcacgtgcggtcaaaaactaggtcagtaggtctaaaaatagaaaaaccttgtgacctctctagaggccatatattttataagatcttcatgaaagttggtcagaacgttcaccttgatgatatctaggtcaagtttgaaactggatcacgtgccttcaaaaactaggtcagtaggtctaaaaatagagaaaccttgtgacctctctagaggccatatttttcaatggatcttcatgaaaaatggtcagaatttttatcttgataatatctaggtaaagttcaaaactgggtcacatgagctcaaaaactaggtcactatgtcaaataatagaaaaaccttgtgacctctctaaaggccatatttttcatgggatctgtgtgaaagttgaacattctgatcaattttcatgaagatccattcaagggtatggcctctagagaggtcacaaggtttttctatttttagacctactgacctagtttttgacggcacttgacccagtttcgaacttgacctagatatcatcaagataaacattcagaccaactttcatacagatcccatgaaaaatatggcctttagagaggtcacaaggtttttctattatttgacctactgacctagtttttgaaggcacatgacccagtttcgaacttgacctagatatcatcaagatgaacattcagaccaactttcatacagatcccatgaaaaatatggcctttagagaggtcacaaggtttttctattatttgacctactgacctagtttttgaaggcacgtgatccagtttcgatcttgacctagatatcatcaaggtgaacgttctgaccaattttcatgaagatcttgtgaaatatatggcctctagagaggtcacaaggtttttctatttttagacctactgacctagtttttgatggcacgtgacccagtttcgaacttgacctagatatcatcaaggtgaacgttctgaccaattttcatgaagatcttgtgaaatatatggcctctagagaggtcacaaggtttttctatttttagacctactgacctagtttttgatggcacgtgacccagtttcgaacttgacctagatatcatcaagatgaacattctgaccaactttcataaagatcccatgaaaaatgtgacctctagagtggtcacaagcaaaagtttacggacgcactgacgcacggacgacggacaccgcgcgatcacaaaagctcaccttgtcactttgtgacaggtgagctaaaaatgttagtttctctagatgttttagacgagtggatccaattagatggtctggatgagtggatccaatcagtaattcaagggccataaatcaaaagtgcctgggcggatttggcaagttatcgaacttgggtaaggtcttatggccaaacacattttgttcaagtttggttaagatcggatgagaaatgttcgacttaagagagcggacaagagtaaacagacggatttttcggtaattcaagggccgtaactctaaaatgcctggaccgattcagctagttatcgaacttggccgaggtctcatgggcaaacacattttgttcaagtttggtgaagatcggatgagaaatgtttgataagagtgcggacaagagtaaaaaggccgatttttcaataattcaagggccgtaactccaaaatgcctggaccaatttggttagttatcgaacttggccgaggtctcatggtcaaacacattttgtttaagtttggtgaagatcggatgagaaatgtttgattaagagtgcggacatgagtaaaaaggccaatttttcgataattcaagggccgtaactccaaaatgcctggaccgatttggctagttatcgaacttggccgaggtctcatggtcaaacacattttgttcaagtttggtgaagattggatgagaaatattcgaattagagtgcggacaagagtaaaaagaccgatttttggtaattcaagggccataactccaagatgcctggaccgatttggctagttatagaactatcaaacatattttgttcaagtttggtgaaaatcggatgagaaatgttcgacttagagtacggacaagctttgtgacagacacacagacagactcacacacacacacacagactggagtaaatcaatatgtctcccacaccactgtgtggtgggagacataattaagcaCTTAAGTAGTTGACTTCAGATCTCTGTTTGTTGGTCAATAACAGGGTTGTATTTTGCAGCCGACTTGCAGAAGGTTAGCAGTTCTACCAAGGAACATGCCCACACTTAAATATAATTCCATGAGAACCTTCTATGTACATCATTACTGCTGGGCTGGAAAATCATAGTATGAGCTCTGCTTTTCTGGCAAAatcaaaacagacaaaaatgtCTATCTGGCTCTTTCATTCTTATATGAATTCCTCAGGTTCTAGTCTGCCTGCCTTTAAATGTATTTATCTAAAAGTATCCAAGCAAAAGATCACACAGATTTCAAGCTGTTCCTGGCattttcttgtgaaaaaaaaaacacacacttgCCAACTGTGCTAGAAACAATGCCCAGTGGTCCTTTGGAGCTGTCTTGTCATTAAAATCCAGAAAACATGACCACCTTAGCTGTGTCAGTCTGGCTTACAACCAGACAATTAACATAACCAAATATAACAAGAAAGTTAccaacatttttcacaaaacatattgcatgccaatacaacatattctaagtaatagggcaacatactaacaatgtacaTATTAagtcataactatatatcatataattcatgaatttgaaaatgtctggaaatctataattggtgaatgcttccaaatgctaatatctgtattttaaagatttaatgcaattctatttttaaattggtaaggaaaaataaacaagagtgccagaatgtcacaatatactcctgtcatagcaaatttctttacactagcacctgtatttgcataatatggatttttttggccaattataaaaaaaagttataagttatttaaagtgacAACAAAGGGcagttaatcctaaaaaaaaatctgtatacagtaaaacctgctttagcggtcacctctattaagcagccaacctgtcttaaacagccagtgtctcatttcccaaaatggtcattcattctataaatgACCTGCATAGAGCAGCCACCTGCAgtaagcagccactttttcccactcctttggctggctgcttaagacaggttgtaTAAGTCAacacaaaactccttaccaggtagagataggttattcttgcataccagacgggcatttccggtatttttacctttgctggaaaaatccatcttacaccccagggtgtaagatgactctcgtgctgtcaATGACGTAttaagaactacatatatgtagaagatttatgtagtaatttataacggaataaaatcaaataccttgacagGTCCTCAGTTGTtcctcgattcaaaaaacgttattttatcaaaaaatcacaACGTTACGCTGCATaggataaaacaaaactggaccTAAGCTTTGTCATTTGtatttgaaacgtcatgacgtctttcctgtttcgGACATTGGTTTCCCGCCCTTTGTTCAAATACGTGGCTAttagaaatagttctaaaaag includes these proteins:
- the LOC123528693 gene encoding putative Dol-P-Glc:Glc(2)Man(9)GlcNAc(2)-PP-Dol alpha-1,2-glucosyltransferase → MMLLLVILGILFCIGSLMTFSLVSDVQNKPYMDEVFHVPQAQQYCSANFTHWDPMITTLPGLYLMSVGVLKPVAAIFNIPVMELCTTYWLRTTNILFTFGNFYLIYAVLRKLHNPVFDPDGIKIAMTTLALSLLPVLYFFTFLYYTDPGSTFFVLIMYLFCLHGNHFMAAILGTAAIFFRQTNIIWVIFMAGLAVRKELSLWLKQICDKKDMKLDDLNDLDLLKVTFTVILDCAKKKRNLLFSLLLNILKNVWAYLLVGVGFGVFIILNKGIVVGDRTQHVAVMHFPQLFYFLTMTNFFAMFHLCSPYKVWEFLKFCIRHPLFLLSFTAVAFLMIHYFTYEHKYLLADNRHYAFYVWRKLYRRHKYVKYILIPAYLYFFWSVLDELKGRDIYWKTVYSVCVITSAVPQKLLEYRYFILPFLIFRMNMRHGTAVGLFHEILLYTVVNVLTVYMFVEKPYKWPHEDGIQRFMW